A stretch of Paludisphaera borealis DNA encodes these proteins:
- a CDS encoding HD-GYP domain-containing protein: MFDDRSGIEQVTFRPGGSVAGPGKALAVVAGAGVGKASDSGDEEGEHVVIGRLIRRLRISDPPARFQALATNVLRASLGMAAVAWVPIEEPEEVVVSGDVEGIAPSSYRLFLPPALRDSVLVANDPAGVPLATTPASVHRFASTPAGVSGWLVVVNPLDERLIAGPEIERMQYVASLIATQSNNARIYADLKELLFGIIRALTAAIDAKDPYTSGHSERVARIAVRIAEELGMPPQKRSDLYLAGLLHDIGKIGIDDDVLKKSGPLTRDEYRKIQEHVEIGVTILKDLKKLRHILPGVRHHHESLDGSGYPDRLEGDQIPFEARILAVADSFDAMSSNRPYRKRLTPSQIDEILRKGRGVQWDAAIIDALFACRLDLEAIRQKGLGESLVGAVDGALGRPG, from the coding sequence ATGTTCGACGACCGCTCTGGGATTGAGCAAGTCACGTTTCGACCGGGGGGGTCGGTCGCGGGGCCGGGGAAGGCCCTCGCGGTCGTCGCGGGAGCCGGCGTCGGCAAGGCGAGCGATTCGGGGGACGAGGAAGGCGAGCATGTGGTGATCGGCCGGCTGATCCGGCGGCTGCGGATCTCGGACCCCCCCGCCCGGTTCCAGGCGCTCGCCACCAACGTCTTGCGAGCGTCGCTGGGGATGGCCGCCGTGGCCTGGGTTCCGATCGAGGAGCCCGAGGAGGTCGTGGTCAGCGGCGACGTCGAGGGGATCGCCCCGTCGTCGTACCGGCTCTTTCTGCCCCCCGCGCTACGTGATTCGGTGCTGGTCGCCAACGACCCGGCCGGAGTGCCGCTGGCGACGACGCCGGCTTCGGTCCACCGGTTCGCATCGACCCCCGCCGGCGTCTCGGGTTGGCTCGTCGTCGTCAACCCACTCGACGAGCGACTGATCGCCGGCCCGGAAATCGAGCGCATGCAGTACGTGGCGTCGCTGATCGCCACCCAGTCGAACAACGCGCGGATCTACGCCGATCTCAAGGAGCTGCTGTTCGGCATCATCCGGGCCCTGACCGCCGCCATCGACGCCAAGGACCCGTACACCTCGGGCCACTCCGAGCGCGTGGCCCGGATCGCCGTCCGTATCGCGGAAGAACTCGGCATGCCCCCCCAGAAGCGGAGCGACCTGTACCTGGCCGGCCTGCTCCACGACATCGGCAAGATCGGCATCGACGACGACGTGCTCAAGAAGTCGGGCCCGCTGACCCGCGACGAGTACCGCAAGATCCAGGAGCACGTCGAGATCGGCGTCACGATCCTGAAAGACTTGAAGAAGCTGCGGCACATCCTGCCGGGGGTCCGACACCACCATGAGAGCCTCGACGGCTCGGGCTACCCCGACCGCCTCGAAGGCGACCAGATCCCCTTCGAGGCCCGCATTCTGGCCGTCGCCGACTCGTTCGACGCCATGTCGAGCAACCGGCCCTACCGCAAACGGCTGACGCCCTCGCAGATCGATGAGATCCTCAGAAAGGGCCGAGGCGTGCAGTGGGACGCAGCCATCATCGACGCCCTCTTCGCCTGCCGCCTCGACCTCGAAGCGATCCGCCAGAAAGGACTTGGCGAAAGTCTCGTCGGTGCCGTCGACGGCGCCCTGGGACGCCCCGGTTAG
- a CDS encoding MG2 domain-containing protein: MTSPLDRILLCVVVLVGGGSKAARADDPKPAAKPVAPRGDLAPPAPLVPGEVVAAMQEGKYDEAIAALRDLRAKAKSDDERAYLSFLSAIAERSAGRRDAARTTLEAALKDLPRGVWVPKIRFELAMIELAAGNLAKAEELARIEALPLLADDRKDRLAEVYQSFAVRLLQPDDPAIPADPKAAWDLLAQARLLAKGKTVRASLEFTMGRTSLAMHENARAVQEFQDYLRDHPKGADRFAARFALGEAQRDEKRLLDARLTWTDLARDVEKLKPDETTPAARDARTLALAEIPSTYGIPNPPDDANLNLGVAAIQRFLEAYPAHPRAVRSAYNIGASHLARGKSDQALAALSRFLKSEGFRVETDEARKDLAELSMTATFQYGQILQGQQRFEDAVAAWKGYLAAYPNGPQSADAQRAILDTRLLIAADHLRRGRYPEARAAWSDFVAQNPLDERVPQALFLIGESFLPEKKFDQALAAWSTLAGKFPNAEPAAHAQFLAGSILEIEKGEPAAAIDRFKKIAVEPWKSQASQRIVVMEAKALTVVTPRAFRSGEAPFLKISSRNLERLTFTAYKLNAEAFFRKKHGLEKVESLDIGLVAPDAEWTEDVPAFAKYKPVESNYELKKLEVPGVYVVKVTDQKTLQATSLVVASDVDAIVKTSREQFLVFAQDMKTGKGRPGAKVLVSDAGQVVLEAKTGADGVLLHDWVPPREGGRRLTYLIVDGAHVAGSGLGVLEQVSQGLTPRAYLYTDRPAHRPGQKVSIRGVVREVRDGQYATSAGSVYHFEVVDAKGRQLVSRKVTLSEFGTFHETLPLDVAAPVGAYRMRVYQPGKSDFAGVFEVQSYQLEPIDLAFDLKKTVYYRGETIEADVNARYQYGAPVARRPLNVTLPDGRVLSGVTDDAGKFHISIPTEGFAEQQPLRLAAQLTQDNVQAASWVMLAVRGFEINVELNREVYLTGETFAVHVRTSDAHGDPISEKLSAALVKLVNQHGQIVEREVVRKEVVTDASGKGVVSLKADDLQGGNHLIRVAGTDRFRNPIVADRPLYISGKQDETKLRILAERQQYKAGEEASVNVHSRGRAGTALLTWEADRILSYRIVPLADGDNPVAWSVDGAQFPNFTLTAVRMWENQFDQAKLDVAVERDLRVTIAPVKPVVAPGDPVEVDVTTVDQLGRPVAAELSIAMIDQSLLRLFGDRQTPIGPFFYDQTRTGAFATESTNTFHYAPNTTPVAQAVVEEAEMAAAMAANAVDLKAGETQFSDTIMLDQRSKGLLAPSAAPAPAMMGRMAAMGGGMGAIGGGRDASKSRSRSSPAAAFDKAVSKPGFAGTQFFLAPNDGNNPVEAKLAELGPVGFDKNRNPELILPRERFVETAYWNPSVVTGKDGKARVTFNAPPAFSEYKITARGVTGGDTLVGQSTATLRVRKDFFVDIKAPASLTQGDKPQFVARVHHLGVEGTVALKLSVYGGGRDQVYPRTVEIKGDGVEEVFFEPIEAADGGSMRLSLSATIGERSDQLAVEIPVHPWGVQAYASASGTSSDGSAVFVGLPKGRTYEDAEMQIVVSPSLERMIVELALGREYRILRNSLSAKLICSPADTMSDRAADLLAATSALTYLRQTRPDGSPDAQRLIDRIQGLVAELTAAQNDDGGWPWVSPPRFAPGVNQPPNAASERFTSASVFWALATAERLGLLADPKVCDKAAGWLNQAMTAGANARDREARAALLHALSTRKAASFESANSLNRERQNLSNTALAYLALTFANLGRAELAGEVFTILGPRAKTEQVAPGRRARLYWDDANQSAGAKGTVETTALVCLAYATARGQATELPQAIDWLEAHRFGAGWNPHKAKGAALAALAAFHGRSKAGDDRYKLTVVVNDTTVAEIPVAGAAEGQVIDVPVKALKPGDSNRVAFTLEGRGTFSFAVSMTGFTREFGPDQDRQNRPAWVDRRVYWPAPPELDGKTLPVGFGSAVNPTTFENIATQVALGGKARVGLTVWRNVPADTPDWDRDFLVVEERLPAGTTLIENSVQTSATSYTLVDGLLTFYFAPDQNPGGIQYDVYGYLPGQYRTLPALVRSAYEPGRFHVGQPGEFRVLAPGEKNTDPYRPSPDELLARGKALFDAGKHESAAEALEPLFAGYTLRDDVAKDVSRMLLLIHIGRYDARKIVQYFEVVKEKSPELIITFDQLQTIGRAYRDINEYERAMIVWRGLIEASYLEDARVGELLRQRGQTLEAMTYLTDLWRQYPNTPSIESDFFGLSQVLADAASKAFTDPALRKELASAGITRSELLVQSIRLIQTFLSQSPTNPTADEASLALVGALLELEDYKNVVKAAGRYAKLYPKSSFLDSFQYSEALANFHLGQYDRAVEVAEAIAKATYKDAAGVDQPSTNKWQAVYILGQIFDARRMPAKALEYYRQVDDRFSDAASAVRFYTRKDLKVAEVSVVRPAAKPVVAGAPGFQAVGVVRLAPGAANAADQPPGIKLDYRNQAKVDLTVYPVDLMQLYLTRRNLNAIAGIDLAGITPLLEKEVVLGSGADYDDKTRTIDLPLAKEGAYLVMIRGDDLYASGIVLVSPLELEVLEEPPSGRVRVTVRDARTKEFLPKVQVKVIGSANPQFISGETDLRGVFVAEGVQGQATVVVRKDTAEYAFHRGTTYVGAPPQAANAESSKAEGQASPKDANQSLDANLKIQNQSNSMRQLKRLEQRYQQVKPEALPGAPAGDFH; encoded by the coding sequence GTGACGTCACCTCTCGATCGTATTTTACTGTGCGTGGTCGTCCTGGTGGGAGGGGGGAGCAAAGCCGCCCGGGCCGACGACCCCAAGCCGGCAGCAAAGCCTGTGGCCCCGCGAGGCGATCTTGCGCCCCCCGCGCCTCTCGTGCCGGGCGAGGTCGTCGCGGCGATGCAGGAGGGGAAGTACGACGAGGCGATCGCGGCGCTGCGCGACCTTCGAGCCAAGGCCAAGAGTGACGACGAACGGGCCTACCTGAGCTTCCTGTCGGCGATCGCCGAGCGGTCGGCGGGCCGCCGTGACGCCGCGCGGACCACGCTCGAAGCAGCCTTGAAAGACCTTCCCCGGGGTGTCTGGGTGCCCAAGATCCGCTTCGAGCTGGCCATGATCGAGCTGGCCGCCGGCAATCTGGCGAAGGCCGAGGAACTGGCGAGGATCGAGGCGCTCCCGCTGCTGGCCGACGATCGCAAGGACCGGCTGGCGGAGGTCTATCAGTCGTTCGCCGTCCGTCTGCTCCAGCCCGACGACCCGGCGATCCCCGCCGATCCCAAGGCCGCGTGGGACCTGCTGGCCCAGGCCCGACTGCTGGCGAAGGGGAAGACGGTCCGCGCCAGCCTGGAATTCACGATGGGGCGGACGAGCCTCGCCATGCACGAGAACGCCCGGGCCGTCCAGGAATTCCAGGATTACCTCCGCGACCATCCCAAGGGGGCCGATCGGTTCGCGGCTCGGTTCGCGCTCGGCGAGGCGCAACGGGACGAGAAGAGGCTCCTCGACGCCCGTCTGACCTGGACCGACCTGGCGCGCGACGTCGAGAAGCTGAAGCCTGACGAGACGACCCCGGCCGCGCGAGACGCCCGGACTTTGGCTCTTGCCGAGATCCCGTCGACGTACGGAATTCCCAATCCGCCCGACGACGCCAACCTGAACCTGGGCGTGGCGGCGATCCAGCGGTTCCTCGAAGCCTACCCGGCGCACCCCCGGGCCGTCCGCTCGGCGTACAACATCGGCGCTTCGCACCTGGCCCGGGGCAAGAGCGATCAGGCCCTCGCCGCCCTCTCGCGGTTCCTCAAGAGCGAAGGGTTCCGCGTCGAGACCGACGAGGCCCGCAAGGACCTCGCCGAGCTGTCGATGACCGCGACGTTCCAGTACGGTCAGATCCTTCAGGGCCAGCAGAGATTCGAAGACGCCGTCGCCGCGTGGAAAGGCTACCTCGCCGCGTATCCCAACGGCCCCCAGAGCGCCGACGCCCAGCGCGCGATTCTCGACACGCGGCTGCTCATCGCCGCCGACCACCTCAGGCGCGGCCGATACCCCGAGGCTCGCGCCGCCTGGAGCGACTTCGTGGCGCAGAACCCGCTCGACGAGCGCGTTCCGCAGGCCCTGTTCCTGATCGGCGAGAGCTTCTTGCCGGAGAAGAAGTTCGATCAAGCCCTCGCCGCCTGGTCGACGCTCGCCGGCAAGTTCCCCAACGCGGAGCCCGCCGCCCACGCTCAGTTCTTGGCCGGCTCGATCCTGGAGATCGAGAAGGGGGAGCCCGCCGCGGCGATCGACCGGTTCAAGAAGATTGCGGTCGAGCCCTGGAAGTCGCAGGCGAGCCAGCGGATCGTGGTCATGGAAGCGAAGGCGCTGACCGTCGTCACCCCACGCGCGTTTCGGAGCGGTGAGGCGCCGTTCCTGAAGATCTCCAGCCGGAACCTCGAACGGCTGACGTTCACGGCCTACAAGCTCAACGCCGAGGCCTTCTTTCGCAAGAAGCACGGACTCGAAAAGGTCGAGTCGCTCGACATCGGCCTCGTGGCGCCCGACGCCGAATGGACCGAGGACGTGCCGGCGTTCGCCAAGTACAAGCCGGTCGAATCGAACTATGAGCTGAAGAAGCTCGAAGTCCCTGGCGTCTACGTGGTCAAGGTCACCGACCAGAAAACCCTTCAAGCGACCTCGCTCGTGGTCGCCAGCGACGTCGACGCGATCGTCAAGACCTCGCGCGAGCAATTCCTGGTCTTTGCGCAGGACATGAAGACCGGCAAGGGGAGGCCCGGCGCGAAGGTGCTCGTCTCCGACGCCGGTCAGGTCGTACTCGAAGCCAAGACCGGCGCCGACGGCGTGCTGCTGCACGATTGGGTGCCGCCACGCGAGGGAGGACGGCGGCTGACCTACCTGATCGTCGACGGCGCCCACGTCGCGGGCTCGGGGCTGGGGGTTCTCGAGCAGGTCTCACAAGGCCTGACGCCGCGCGCGTACCTTTACACAGACCGGCCCGCGCATCGACCCGGCCAGAAGGTCTCGATTCGCGGCGTTGTCCGCGAGGTGCGCGACGGTCAGTACGCGACCTCGGCCGGCTCGGTCTACCACTTCGAGGTCGTCGACGCCAAGGGCCGCCAGCTCGTTTCGCGGAAGGTGACGCTCTCGGAGTTCGGCACGTTCCACGAAACCTTGCCCCTCGACGTCGCCGCGCCCGTCGGCGCGTATCGGATGCGCGTCTACCAGCCGGGCAAGAGCGATTTCGCCGGTGTGTTCGAGGTCCAGTCGTACCAGCTTGAACCGATCGACCTCGCCTTCGACCTCAAGAAGACCGTCTACTATCGCGGCGAGACCATCGAAGCCGACGTGAACGCCCGCTATCAGTACGGCGCGCCCGTCGCCCGGCGGCCTCTGAACGTGACCCTGCCTGACGGCCGCGTCCTCAGCGGCGTGACCGACGACGCCGGCAAGTTCCACATCTCGATCCCGACCGAGGGGTTCGCCGAGCAGCAGCCGCTGCGGCTTGCCGCCCAGCTCACTCAGGACAACGTCCAGGCCGCCTCGTGGGTGATGCTCGCCGTCCGAGGCTTCGAGATCAACGTGGAGCTGAACCGGGAGGTTTATCTGACCGGCGAGACCTTCGCGGTCCACGTGCGAACGTCCGACGCCCACGGCGACCCGATCTCCGAGAAGCTCTCGGCGGCGCTCGTCAAGCTGGTCAACCAGCATGGGCAGATCGTCGAGCGCGAGGTTGTACGCAAGGAGGTCGTGACCGACGCCTCGGGCAAGGGGGTGGTCAGCCTCAAGGCCGACGACCTCCAGGGCGGAAACCACCTGATCCGCGTCGCGGGGACCGACCGCTTCCGCAACCCGATCGTCGCCGACCGGCCGCTCTACATCTCGGGCAAGCAAGACGAGACCAAGCTGCGGATTCTGGCCGAGCGTCAACAGTACAAGGCGGGCGAGGAGGCGAGCGTCAACGTGCATAGCCGAGGCCGAGCCGGCACGGCGCTTTTGACGTGGGAGGCCGACCGCATCCTGTCGTACCGGATCGTCCCGCTGGCCGACGGCGACAACCCCGTCGCCTGGTCGGTCGACGGGGCGCAGTTCCCCAACTTCACGCTCACCGCCGTCCGGATGTGGGAGAACCAGTTCGACCAGGCCAAGCTCGACGTGGCGGTCGAGCGCGACCTCCGCGTGACGATCGCCCCCGTCAAGCCGGTCGTCGCCCCCGGCGATCCGGTCGAGGTCGACGTGACGACCGTCGACCAGCTCGGGCGGCCGGTCGCGGCCGAGCTGTCGATCGCGATGATCGACCAGTCGTTGCTCCGTCTGTTCGGCGACAGGCAGACGCCGATCGGCCCGTTCTTCTACGATCAGACCCGCACCGGCGCGTTCGCCACCGAGTCGACCAACACCTTCCACTACGCCCCGAACACCACGCCGGTCGCCCAGGCCGTCGTCGAGGAAGCTGAGATGGCGGCTGCCATGGCCGCCAACGCCGTCGACCTCAAGGCGGGGGAGACGCAGTTCTCCGACACGATCATGCTCGACCAACGAAGTAAGGGGCTGCTCGCGCCTTCCGCCGCTCCGGCCCCGGCGATGATGGGCCGCATGGCTGCGATGGGCGGCGGCATGGGGGCGATTGGCGGCGGCAGGGACGCGTCCAAGAGCCGAAGCCGGAGCTCACCGGCGGCCGCTTTCGACAAGGCCGTGTCCAAGCCAGGGTTCGCGGGGACGCAGTTCTTCCTGGCACCCAACGACGGAAATAACCCGGTGGAAGCAAAGCTGGCAGAGCTCGGCCCAGTCGGCTTCGATAAGAACCGCAATCCTGAGCTAATCCTGCCGCGCGAGCGGTTCGTCGAGACGGCGTACTGGAACCCCAGCGTCGTGACCGGCAAGGACGGCAAGGCGCGGGTGACGTTCAACGCGCCGCCGGCTTTCTCGGAGTACAAGATCACGGCGCGAGGCGTCACCGGCGGCGACACCCTGGTCGGGCAGTCGACCGCGACCTTGCGAGTCCGCAAGGATTTCTTCGTCGACATCAAGGCGCCGGCCTCGCTGACTCAGGGCGACAAGCCACAGTTCGTCGCGCGGGTCCATCATCTCGGCGTCGAGGGGACCGTCGCGCTCAAGCTGTCGGTCTACGGCGGCGGTCGCGATCAGGTCTATCCCAGGACGGTGGAGATCAAGGGGGACGGCGTCGAGGAGGTGTTCTTCGAACCGATCGAGGCGGCCGACGGCGGATCGATGCGCCTGTCGTTGAGCGCGACGATCGGCGAACGTTCCGACCAGCTCGCCGTCGAGATTCCGGTCCATCCCTGGGGCGTGCAGGCCTACGCCTCGGCCTCGGGGACCAGCAGCGACGGCTCGGCGGTGTTCGTGGGACTCCCCAAGGGGCGGACGTATGAGGACGCCGAGATGCAAATCGTCGTTTCGCCGTCGCTCGAACGGATGATCGTCGAGCTGGCTCTCGGTCGCGAGTATCGAATCCTCCGCAACAGCCTCAGTGCGAAGCTGATCTGCTCACCGGCCGACACGATGAGCGATCGGGCGGCCGACCTGCTGGCGGCGACCTCGGCTTTGACCTACCTCCGTCAGACTCGCCCCGACGGCTCGCCCGACGCGCAACGGCTCATCGATCGGATTCAAGGGCTCGTCGCCGAGCTGACCGCCGCGCAGAACGACGACGGCGGCTGGCCGTGGGTCAGCCCGCCTCGGTTCGCCCCCGGCGTAAACCAGCCCCCGAACGCGGCCAGTGAGCGGTTCACGTCGGCCTCGGTTTTCTGGGCGCTCGCCACGGCGGAACGCCTGGGGCTGCTGGCCGACCCGAAGGTCTGCGACAAGGCCGCCGGCTGGCTGAACCAGGCGATGACCGCCGGGGCGAACGCCCGCGACCGCGAGGCCCGCGCCGCGCTGCTCCACGCCCTCAGCACCCGCAAGGCCGCGAGCTTCGAATCGGCCAACAGCCTCAACCGCGAACGCCAGAACCTGTCGAACACGGCGCTCGCTTATCTGGCTCTCACCTTCGCCAACCTGGGACGGGCCGAGCTGGCCGGCGAGGTCTTCACGATCCTCGGCCCGCGCGCCAAGACCGAGCAAGTCGCCCCGGGACGCCGGGCGCGGCTGTACTGGGATGACGCCAACCAATCGGCCGGCGCGAAGGGGACGGTGGAAACCACGGCCCTCGTCTGCCTGGCCTACGCGACGGCTCGCGGCCAGGCGACCGAGCTTCCCCAGGCGATCGACTGGCTCGAAGCCCATCGGTTCGGCGCCGGATGGAACCCGCATAAAGCCAAGGGCGCGGCGCTCGCCGCCCTCGCCGCGTTCCACGGACGGTCGAAGGCCGGCGACGATCGGTACAAACTGACGGTCGTCGTCAACGACACGACGGTCGCCGAGATCCCGGTCGCCGGCGCGGCCGAGGGCCAGGTGATCGACGTGCCGGTCAAGGCCCTGAAACCGGGCGATTCCAACCGTGTCGCGTTCACCCTCGAAGGCCGGGGGACGTTCAGCTTCGCCGTCTCGATGACCGGGTTCACCCGCGAGTTCGGCCCCGATCAAGATCGCCAGAATCGTCCCGCCTGGGTCGATCGCCGGGTCTACTGGCCGGCCCCTCCCGAGTTGGACGGCAAGACGCTCCCCGTCGGCTTCGGCTCGGCCGTGAACCCGACGACGTTTGAAAACATCGCGACGCAGGTGGCCCTCGGCGGAAAGGCCCGGGTCGGCCTGACCGTCTGGCGGAACGTCCCCGCCGACACCCCCGACTGGGACCGCGACTTCCTCGTGGTCGAGGAACGCCTCCCCGCCGGAACGACGCTCATCGAGAATTCGGTGCAAACCTCGGCGACGTCGTATACCCTGGTCGACGGCCTCCTGACCTTCTACTTCGCCCCCGACCAGAATCCGGGCGGCATTCAGTACGACGTCTACGGCTACCTGCCCGGCCAGTATCGGACGCTCCCCGCGCTCGTCCGCAGCGCCTACGAGCCCGGCCGGTTCCACGTCGGCCAGCCCGGCGAGTTTCGGGTGCTGGCTCCGGGCGAGAAGAACACCGACCCGTATCGGCCGTCGCCCGACGAGTTGCTCGCGCGCGGCAAGGCGCTGTTCGACGCCGGCAAGCACGAGTCGGCCGCCGAGGCTCTCGAACCGCTGTTCGCCGGCTACACGCTCCGCGACGACGTCGCCAAGGACGTCTCGCGGATGCTCCTGTTGATCCACATCGGCCGCTACGACGCTCGCAAGATCGTCCAGTACTTCGAGGTCGTCAAGGAGAAGTCGCCCGAGCTGATCATCACGTTCGACCAGTTGCAGACGATCGGTCGCGCCTACCGCGACATCAACGAGTACGAGCGCGCGATGATCGTCTGGCGCGGATTGATCGAGGCCAGTTACCTCGAAGACGCGCGAGTGGGCGAACTGCTCCGCCAGCGCGGCCAGACCCTGGAGGCGATGACCTACCTGACCGACCTGTGGCGGCAGTACCCCAACACGCCGTCGATCGAGTCCGACTTCTTCGGTCTCTCGCAGGTCCTGGCCGACGCCGCGTCGAAGGCGTTCACTGACCCCGCGTTGCGCAAGGAGTTGGCCTCGGCCGGGATCACGAGGTCGGAGCTGTTGGTCCAGTCGATCCGGCTGATCCAGACGTTCCTGTCGCAGTCGCCCACCAACCCGACGGCCGACGAGGCCAGCCTGGCCCTGGTCGGGGCTCTGCTGGAGCTGGAGGATTACAAGAACGTCGTCAAGGCGGCCGGACGGTACGCGAAGCTTTACCCCAAGAGTTCGTTCCTGGACAGCTTCCAGTACAGCGAGGCGCTGGCCAACTTCCATCTCGGCCAGTACGACCGCGCCGTCGAGGTCGCCGAGGCGATCGCCAAGGCAACGTACAAGGACGCCGCCGGTGTCGACCAGCCCAGCACCAACAAATGGCAGGCGGTTTACATCCTGGGACAGATCTTCGACGCCCGGCGGATGCCGGCCAAGGCGCTCGAATACTATCGCCAGGTCGACGACCGTTTCAGCGACGCCGCCAGCGCCGTGCGGTTCTACACGCGGAAGGACCTCAAGGTCGCCGAGGTTTCGGTTGTGAGGCCCGCCGCCAAGCCGGTCGTGGCGGGCGCTCCGGGGTTTCAGGCCGTGGGCGTCGTGCGGCTCGCGCCGGGAGCGGCCAACGCCGCCGACCAGCCGCCGGGTATCAAGCTCGATTACCGCAACCAGGCGAAGGTCGACCTCACCGTCTATCCGGTCGATCTGATGCAGCTTTACCTCACCCGGCGCAACCTCAACGCGATCGCCGGAATCGACCTGGCGGGGATCACGCCGCTGCTCGAGAAGGAGGTCGTCCTCGGGTCGGGCGCCGACTACGACGATAAGACGCGGACCATCGACCTGCCGCTCGCCAAGGAGGGCGCCTACCTGGTGATGATTCGCGGCGACGACCTGTACGCGTCGGGCATCGTCCTGGTCTCGCCACTGGAGCTCGAGGTCCTCGAAGAACCGCCCAGCGGTCGCGTCCGCGTGACCGTCCGCGACGCTCGCACCAAGGAGTTCTTGCCCAAGGTGCAGGTCAAGGTGATCGGCTCCGCCAACCCCCAATTCATCTCGGGAGAGACCGACTTACGGGGCGTCTTCGTCGCCGAAGGGGTCCAGGGGCAGGCCACGGTCGTCGTCCGAAAAGACACGGCCGAGTACGCGTTCCATCGCGGCACGACCTACGTCGGCGCACCTCCTCAAGCGGCGAACGCAGAGTCTTCGAAGGCCGAGGGCCAAGCTTCCCCCAAGGATGCGAACCAATCGCTCGACGCCAACCTGAAGATCCAGAACCAGTCCAACTCGATGCGCCAGCTCAAGCGGCTTGAGCAGCGTTACCAGCAGGTGAAGCCCGAAGCGCTCCCCGGTGCCCCGGCGGGCGATTTCCACTGA